The Choristoneura fumiferana chromosome 5, NRCan_CFum_1, whole genome shotgun sequence region CCTAGTACGTAGATAATGATACCCATGTGGTGTTGGGTtaagaataacacctctccatttcatCCATGGATGTTGTaacgactgaggatataggttaaggcataccgtaggcgacaggctagcaacctgtcactattgtaccgtttttatcaaacttaaaacctaaaattgctataagtggctccgaagcggtaacgtttcgtgtgctctgcctaccgcATTCGGGAAtataggcgtgatgtttgtgtagaTAATGATGAGCAATTTTTCTCATTGTTGTGCTCAATCCTTTTGCAGGTGAAGGAGTACCCGCACGCCGTGGGCCGCAAGACAGTGCTGATCGCAGCCCTGCAGGCTCGCAACAACGCGCGCATCGTCTTCAGCGGTTCCCTGTACTTCTTCTCCGACGAGGCCTTCAACTCGCCCGTCTCCAAAATTCATGTAAGACTAGTTCTTGTTTTGAGGACAAATAATGCATGAGTGCTGCTTGCCCATGCAAATAATGCATGAGGGCTGTTGCCCTATGTAATGAATAAATCAAATAAGTGTGAGTTCCGAAGAgattccaacaacaaatgggacaagtcttctaccTACTGGCAAAGCTCACACAGTGGTGATGGTTTAACTCTCACCATATGCAAAAGTTAGTTGTCCTAACAGCAGATACAAACACTTTTCTTGTAAGGTTGGCAGAGTCCAACCAAAGTGTCCATAAGGGACTAGCTTGGATGGTTCTTTACTCAATGGCAGTCATCAAGGACTGAAAGCATTCATGCTCTTTGCATACACCTAGTTACAAAAGACTTGACTGTTTGCAGGGCGACAAGATAAAGTCGGACGTGTCGGGCAACAAGGCGCTCGCGGCGCAGCTGAGCGCGTGGGCGTTCGGAGAACGCGGGCGGCTGCGCGTGCGCGACGTGTCACACCGCCGCCACCAAGACGCACGCTCCTCCGACACTTACACCATCACCGACACCGTCGTGAGTATGCAACCTAAAGCATTGCCACAgacaaatcaaaattatttactatagcATGATTGGCAAGGTTATATAGTGACCTAGgcatcaaattggttgactgtacaacgTGTTATCAGCGCCGGCCCTGGAGTACAGTAAAAGGAGCGGTTGCTCTAGGCGCCAAATGGCAAGGGGCGCCATCgtccagtttccagtgcaaaatgaaataattatggCGCCctttgagaggcgcggaagcAGTGTAGCTCTACCTTGATACGGCTAGAGCCGGCGCtgcgtgttatttttgatttccgttaacatTTAACAGGTCAAATTCAGTTAATTTCTTCAGAACACTAGCAGACTAACTCTTAACTTTAACACATATTTAGCATACGAACTTTAAATATACGTAGTGTATAAGTGATTCCAGGGATTGTGTCTTTCCCAAATatttataagaaagaaagaaaagagaaaagatTTATACCGATTAGGTGCAAATCTTAACTTTTTTCATATAAGAGTGGGACAAATGAGTATGCGGTCACCTaactaaaactaattttaaatacaaaaaagacgccaaaaaaaaaaaaccaatcttaatttaaaaacacttctgtaaataatgtatttctCAGGTGTACAGAATCGAGATTGAAGAGTTGAAGAATGGCAAGTGGCAACCGTTTGACGCCAACGACGTCCAGCTGGAGTTTGTCCGCATTGACCCGTTCATCCGCACCACTCTCAAGAAGAATGCCAACGGTGTCTACGAGGCCGTGTTCAAGGTGCCGGACGTATGGGGAGTGTACCAGTTCAAAGTGGACTATGATAGGATTGGGTACACTAGGCTGTATCATTCTACGCAGGTAAGCTAAATAACAGGAAACTTctaactcacaacatttattgacataaaaaaacacactacatcacaacaaagacacagtaaaacataaatagaagaagagagaagaaTTAGAGACTTGTTTGGCTTCACTGAAATTGTGGCCTCCAATACTTACCGCCACTTTTAATGAATAACCAATTGGacttatattgtagtttatctCACAGCTTCGATTCTGTGGaagaataaaaattgttttatgtaaaaatgttttattaaaaaaaaactaggcattttcgaaaaaatattttttagtgcACATCagctaaatttcaagtctctagctccagtggtttacGTACTGCATTATCTGTCAGTCATAGGTTTAATTTACCTATACCTATTGAAAACtgtagaaataataaaatgctTACCAAGTTTagtttttcatattaaataacacaatatGATACACATTAGGCACAAAATACAAGCAAACTGGACATATATAGTAAAACAAAAGCTATAAAAATAGGCAATAAAAAAGAGTACAAAAACATAGTTAAAAAAAGAGGTCTTTGCCAACACCTATCAATCAAAGCTTAGGGCCTACGTAAAAGGCGTATTTTTTTAAGCCCAGACCACGCGCATTGCGTTAACGCACGATTACGGCGGCGTCGAAACTTCTCAATAAGCTGGTAACTGGTGACCAAGGTGACTGAATCTCGTTTGAAGCACGTTAAAAAATATGCCGTGTTCCCTTACTTTTTTTGAATCCTGgtcttacaaataaaatatttactcagTGATAGTCTATCGGGTGTATAGCGCGAGCGGCAAGTTCAGCCCATAATGTTtgtgtatattttaatttttttttttatttgtccccAGGTGTCTGTTCGCCCGCTACAGCACACACAATACGAGCGTTTCATCCCGAGCGCGTATCCGTACTACGTCAGCGCTTTCTCCATGATGATTGGAGTATTCCTCTTCTCCTTCGTTTTCCTTTACTACAAGGAGGATACACCCAAAACCAAGAGCGAGTAACTTTCTCGTTGGAAAATGAGATACTTTACTGTTTCTATAAATGGTAATGTGGTAATCGTGAGTTTGTATTTGTATGAGAATATTATGCTGTAtgagaaattaaaattttaaaataaagatggtttttttatttttttatgtaagctGTATCTTCCACGAtttcagtaggtacagtcaagggcaaaaatatgactatttgaaccactcaaaatcaaaaatatgttaccacgccTTTTTTttacgtcggaataagtctGTGGTACCACAAGTGGTACATATTGTTGAAAGGTTAGATAGTCCGTATTATTGCACTCTACTGTACCAGCGTTTATGATATGAGGATCAATGTCAGTGTAGAAGTATAGAAATTTGCAGTTTGATACATTAGTTACCGAGCCCGTACACACAAAATATCATTAAAAGACTTCACACAAATTCTCGTGGAAACTAGTTCGTAGaaattagaaatagaaatcctTCCTTTAGACTCTTTTTAGActgaacatgaaaaaaaaatcacaagtgAAGATGAATTAAACtggaaattttatattgaacgCTGCAATAATTGACAATCCCTGTTCATCTGTTGTCTTGAACGCATCGTTATAAAAATGGCAATGGCATGTCATACATGGCTATAAGAATTTAATTTGGTTAAAAAGGCCATAATTCATGCATTTTTTACTacaaagattatttatttcacaaCTACGCTTTAATATAGTGccaagtaaatatataaattcatGACAACGTGTAAACTTTGCGGGTAATTACTGTGATTCGTGTAGGCAGTGTATTGGTGTCcccatattttataaatatcgaTAGTTTGTATTGTTCCGCGCccaatattatattaaatagctGTATCGGGTGAATGTCGAGTGCCGTGACCTGTTGAACCTCGGAGGGGCTGCAACAGTGATGTGTTTACAACTGTAACCGTTCCGTGAGTATGATGTCATTGTAGTGGCTGCCATAAAAAACTGTGTTGGCTTGGTGCCCACCCGTTTTCCTCTGAACACGACAATTCTGATACAGATTCGCGAATATATCCACGCGGAAAAAGCGCAATGAACCTCTAGGTTATAGACGTTTTGTCCCAGTTAAATATGTAGATGAGACAGTCACTGATCAAGTGACTTGGGTGATGTTTCCCTCACAAGTTTTGCTTTCAAACAGTGAAAAGAGGAGTGAGTAATAAAGTGATTGTTTATTAACAAAAGTCGTGTTTATATTAATTCATTTGAATGGGTGGCCTTTAGTGCAGAGCCTTACTGGAGGTTGGTCCTATTAATCCTTGGTAAATAATTCTAATTCATTTGTTTTGTACTTGGTAACCTCTAAGTGGTGCACTCAGAAACGCTTTGCTCTAATATCTTAGacttattacattaaaaaaaagtgtatatTAATATTTCTCCAATGACTGACTTAAAGTAGATTAAATTTATGTATCAGAGTATGACAGTTAGCAGCTAGGTAAGATACAGCAGTGATAATGAGTTAACAAGTCAATTGGGTGGGTTAATCTATTAATTATATGCTAACTTGTTGCATGTGGTGGCTTTGACCTATATTCTGTTTATGATGTTGTTTTACTTTATCTATGCAACTACTGGCAATCAGTGGATTTCTTTGTATGAACTTAGTGTGTTGCTTGCACTTGAAATGTTCATAGAGCAGTGTGGATTACTGTCTAATAAGATAAGTCAACGGGTCTCTTACTCCACcctgtaaataaaattgtatgacGTTGGAATATCTGATTTAGGATCCATATTTAAAATGGTTAATTGAATGTCTTACAAATTCATATACTGGCCTTTGGCCCTGAGGGGTTACTTTGGCCTTTGGATATAACTTggtcctggttttattattctttgagaatatggctctCTGCCATGTGGTTGATGTTAATTGATCAatcacatttttatatttttattttatgttttcatGTGGTTTTCAATAGTTTTCATATAGGCCAAAGTAACCTGAAATGGATCAAAGTACCCCAACCTTATGGTACTGCTTGACCCACAGACTCGTcaaaatataaca contains the following coding sequences:
- the Ost48 gene encoding dolichyl-diphosphooligosaccharide--protein glycosyltransferase non-catalytic subunit Ost48: MKMKFSIILGVIATCSLAIAEQETLVLVDNLNIRETHSQFFKSLQDRGYTLTFKLADDANLVLSKYGEYLYKNLIVFAPSVLEFGGQLDTEAVTRFIDDGGNLLMAGNAVAGDIYREIASECGFEMDEESAAVIDHFNYDVSDEGEHTRIVVSPKNLINAPTIVGAQNTQPLLFEGTGLILDKDNSLVLPILTADSTAYSYNPKSQVKEYPHAVGRKTVLIAALQARNNARIVFSGSLYFFSDEAFNSPVSKIHGDKIKSDVSGNKALAAQLSAWAFGERGRLRVRDVSHRRHQDARSSDTYTITDTVVYRIEIEELKNGKWQPFDANDVQLEFVRIDPFIRTTLKKNANGVYEAVFKVPDVWGVYQFKVDYDRIGYTRLYHSTQVSVRPLQHTQYERFIPSAYPYYVSAFSMMIGVFLFSFVFLYYKEDTPKTKSE